Below is a window of Longimicrobium sp. DNA.
GTCCCTCCGCTGCGCTCCGGGCCGGGCTGCGCGCGCGGTAGGGCACGATACGACCGTGCCCAACCGCGCCGGGCCACCGCCGCGACGATACCCCGTGTCGCGGCGGCGTCCCGGCCCTCCGGGCGCGCATCCCTCACGCGAACAGCGAGGGGACAGGGTACAGGGAACAGCCAGCCCTTACGCACCGACCCCGTCATGTTCACCCTCTCCCGAAGTTGGGAGAGGGTTGCCGCTCCAACGCGGCGGGTGAGGGCCCCCCGCGGCGGCGCCGGAGCCGGCCAGCCACGCCGATCCGCCTCACCCGGTCCGCGCGGCGAGCCCCCGCACCGCCGCCACGAACCCGCGCACCGCCTCCGCGTCCTTCACCCCCGGCGCGCTCTCGACGCCCGAGCTCACGTCCACCACGTCTGGCCTGAGCACCCGCGCCGCCTCGGCCACGTTGCCGGGGTGGAGCCCCCCGGCCGCGATCAGCGCCACGCCGTGCGGCAGACCCGCCCGGCGGGAGGCGACCTCATACCACGGAAACGCGGTTCCGGTCCCCCCCGCCGCCGTCGGGTTGAACCCGTCCACCAGGATCGCGTCGACCGCGGAGGCGTAGCGCGCGACCGCCTCCGCGAACTCCTCCGCGTCCCGCGGGCGCACCGCCTTCCACACCGTGAACCCGGCCGCGCGCAGCTCCGCCGCCCGCTCGGGAGGCTCGTCCCCGTGCAGCTGGAGCACGTCCACCCCGGCGGCCTCCGCGGCGCGCAGCACCTCGTCGCGGCCGCCGCCGACGAACACGCCGACCCTGCGGGCGGGAAGGCCCCGGAAGATAGCGGCGGCGTCCTCCGGCGCCACCGTCCGCCGATAGCCGGGCGCCAGGATCGTCCCCAGGAACGCCGCCCCGGCCTCGACGGCGACCACCGCGTCCTGGTGGCGCGTGAGCCCGCAGACCTTCACCTCGGGCGGCCAGGTGCTCATGCCGCCCGCGCCTCCGCGCGCTTCGGGCGCCCGGCCAGCGCCGCCGCCGCCGCGCGCAGGTCGCCCTGCCGCATCAGCGACTCGCCGACGAGGACGGCGTCGAACCCCGCCGCGCCCAGCCGGTCCACGTCCGCCGCCGCGCGGATCCCGCTCTCGGCCACCAGCGTGACCGTCGGCGGCACGCGCGGCGCCAGCCCCAGCGAGACGCCCAGGTCGGTCACGAACGTCCCCAGGTCGCGGTTGTTGACGCCCACCAGGGTCGCCCCGGCGGCCAGCGCGCGCTCCAGCTCGCCCCCACCGTGCACCTCCACCAGCGCGTCCATCCCCAGCTCGCCCACGAGCCCCAGCAGGTCGGCGAGCTCGGCGTCGGAGAGGATGCGCACGATCAGGAGCACGGCATCGGCCCCGGCGGCCCGCGCCTCCCACACCTGGAGCGGGTCCACCGTGAAGTCCTTGCGCAGCACTGGAAGGGGAACTGCGCTTCTGACGCGCACCAGCGCCTCCAGGTCACCCCCGAAGAACTCGCGGTCGGTGAGCACCGAGAGCGCCGCCGCCCCGCCCTCGTGGTACGCCTGCGCCACCTCCACCGGGTCGGCGCCCGGGCGGATGTCGCCGGCCGAGGGCGAGCGGCGCTTCACCTCGGCCAGGAGCCGCACTTCGGCGGGGTGGCGGAGCGCCGCCGCGAAGCCGCGCGCGGGCTCCGCGTCCCGGGCGCGCGCGACGAGGTCATCGGCTTGCGGGGCAAGGAGTTGCACCTCGCTGCGCTTGACTGCGACGATGCGGTCGAGGAGACTCTCGTTCAACCTGGACTCTTTCTTCTTGCGCTTCGGTAAGCCTTCGGTTACATTCGCTTCGGCACCTGTTCGGAGACAACCCTGCAGCTCGACCGGAGACGCAATGGCGCTCACGAAGAAGCAACGGCAGATCCTGGACTACGTCGAGAGCTTCGTCGACAGCTACGGCTATTCGCCGAGCTACGAGGAGATCGCCCAGGCGTTCAACTACTCGTCCCTCGCCACCGTGCACGAGCATTTGACAAATCTGGAGCAGAAGGGCTTTCTTCGGAAGAACTACAACAAGAGCCGCTCGCTGGAGGTGGTGCGCGCCGACCTGCACGCCCCCGCCCTGGAGCTGCCCTTGCTGGGCACGGTTGCCGCCGGCCTCCCGCTGGAGGCGATCACCGAGCAGGAGACCATCACCGTCCCGCACGACATGGTCCGCCGCGGCAACAACTACGTGCTCCGGGTCAAGGGCGACTCGATGATCGACGAGCAGATCCGCGACGGCGACTACATCATCGTGAACTCGCGCCAGACGGCCGAGAACGGCGAGATGGTGGTGGCGCTGGTGGACGGCGAGAGCGCCACCGTGAAGAAGTTCTACCGCGAGGGGCCCCGGGTGCGGCTGCAGCCGGCCAACCCCACCATGCAGCCGATGGTCTATCCGGCCGAGCGCGTCCAGGTCCAGGGGATCGTGGTCGGCGTGATTCGCAAGTACTGACCAGTGCGAAGTGCGAGTGCGAAGTGCGAAGTGCTGAACTGCAAGCAGCCAGGGACTAAGCACTAAGGACTAAAGCACTAAGGACTAAGGACTACTCACCCAGAGCGACCCCAGCCGTACGTCATGACGCCGGTCCCCACGCGCCCCTTCCACGCCCGCCGCGCCGCCCAGCGGCGCCTGGGCGTGCTGGCGCGCCCCAGGTGGCCGGGCGCCGAGAGCCGACGCATCGGGAGGAAGAGGACGACGATGGTGACCAAGGAAGAGCCGGTGCCGTTCGTGGTGGGCCGCCTCGCCAGGGCCGACAGCCGCCTGGTGGTCCTGGAGCCCGCCACCCCCTCCCCGATCCCGGGCCCCTGGGACCTGCGCGCGGTCTTCGGGCTGTAAGGCACCTTCGGACAGACACCAACCGCCGCCCACGGTGAAGGTGGGCGGCGGTCCTGTTTCGTGCGACCTGTTCCGGCGCAGCACTGCTCGACCGCCAGTCTCGCGACTCCAATGCGCGCGGCGGTTGCGCGGATATGGAGTGTATGCGCGCGAGGCGGTGGAACAACTCAGGCGCGGCACCTCGCAAACCGTCGCGTCCAATCAACCGGAGAGGCGCCGAGAAGACGGAATCCCGGCCAGGTGCCTGGAGAAATCAACCGTGTGTAGATCTAAGTGATTGCGCATGTCATTGATGAAAGCAGAATACAACGGCTCGAAATCATCCCAAAGATACGTCTGCCTCCCGTTCGCTACAGATGTTACGTAAACAGATAGATTTCCAAGTGATTCCATGACATTCTGCGGAGCAACCAAGGCTAAGTCGGTGTAAAACTTAAACCATCTCCGATAGAAGCGATCCTGGCTCTCAGACCCTTCCCAGCCTTCCAGCCCGACATCTCTGAGGAAATCGGAAATCGTCTCAGAGAAAGTTCGAAAGATCTGCTCACGACCCTGAAGC
It encodes the following:
- a CDS encoding phosphoribosylanthranilate isomerase, with the translated sequence MSTWPPEVKVCGLTRHQDAVVAVEAGAAFLGTILAPGYRRTVAPEDAAAIFRGLPARRVGVFVGGGRDEVLRAAEAAGVDVLQLHGDEPPERAAELRAAGFTVWKAVRPRDAEEFAEAVARYASAVDAILVDGFNPTAAGGTGTAFPWYEVASRRAGLPHGVALIAAGGLHPGNVAEAARVLRPDVVDVSSGVESAPGVKDAEAVRGFVAAVRGLAARTG
- the trpC gene encoding indole-3-glycerol phosphate synthase TrpC, which encodes MNESLLDRIVAVKRSEVQLLAPQADDLVARARDAEPARGFAAALRHPAEVRLLAEVKRRSPSAGDIRPGADPVEVAQAYHEGGAAALSVLTDREFFGGDLEALVRVRSAVPLPVLRKDFTVDPLQVWEARAAGADAVLLIVRILSDAELADLLGLVGELGMDALVEVHGGGELERALAAGATLVGVNNRDLGTFVTDLGVSLGLAPRVPPTVTLVAESGIRAAADVDRLGAAGFDAVLVGESLMRQGDLRAAAAALAGRPKRAEARAA
- the lexA gene encoding transcriptional repressor LexA → MALTKKQRQILDYVESFVDSYGYSPSYEEIAQAFNYSSLATVHEHLTNLEQKGFLRKNYNKSRSLEVVRADLHAPALELPLLGTVAAGLPLEAITEQETITVPHDMVRRGNNYVLRVKGDSMIDEQIRDGDYIIVNSRQTAENGEMVVALVDGESATVKKFYREGPRVRLQPANPTMQPMVYPAERVQVQGIVVGVIRKY